The following are encoded in a window of Microbacterium sp. LWO13-1.2 genomic DNA:
- a CDS encoding single-stranded DNA-binding protein: MTTRIPVTIEGNLTGDPEHGTGESGNEYARFTVAVNDRRLNETTNRWEDAGTVFHRVVAFNQQSRHIADSLHKGDSVIVAGDLRFGTYTDKETGQTRETRDVVADNVGASLKFASVTVDRAPKAERPAADATGPTAAPASYAGAGVVR, from the coding sequence ATGACTACGAGGATCCCCGTCACCATCGAGGGCAACCTCACCGGTGACCCCGAGCACGGCACAGGAGAGTCGGGTAACGAGTACGCCCGATTCACCGTCGCCGTCAACGACCGCCGCCTCAACGAGACGACCAACCGCTGGGAAGACGCCGGCACGGTGTTCCACCGCGTCGTCGCGTTCAACCAGCAGTCGCGGCACATCGCAGACTCGCTCCACAAGGGCGACAGCGTGATCGTCGCCGGCGACCTCCGGTTCGGCACCTACACCGACAAGGAGACTGGCCAGACCCGCGAAACCCGCGACGTCGTCGCCGACAACGTCGGCGCCTCGCTGAAATTCGCCAGCGTCACCGTGGATCGCGCCCCAAAAGCTGAAAGGCCCGCAGCAGACGCTACGGGCCCGACAGCAGCACCGGCCTCGTACGCCGGAGCGGGGGTTGTCCGCTGA
- a CDS encoding sugar ABC transporter permease: MSLLFIAPAAALYGWLVLGSFAKAAQFSLYDWNGIGTATFVGLQNYVDVFSSPARLISLLHAFELMVFFTGVTLTLGLLAAVLTRGAAKRRGSGVTRAILFMPQVIPIVAAAIGWSWIYSREGAVNQILTATGLGAVTRPWLADPATALIAVGFIGTWALLGLVTLLLTAGISKIDPALYEAVRIDGANPFQELFAVTLPGLRRELVVSATLTVIAALAAFDIIYITTQGGPERATTVPGIDIFFMAFGEQKVGGAAAMGIVLMAVVLVVILPLQRLAAKD, from the coding sequence ATGAGCTTGCTCTTCATCGCGCCCGCGGCCGCGCTCTACGGCTGGCTCGTGCTGGGCTCGTTCGCGAAGGCCGCTCAGTTCTCCCTCTACGACTGGAATGGCATCGGCACCGCCACCTTCGTGGGGCTGCAGAACTATGTCGACGTATTCTCCTCCCCGGCTCGCCTCATCTCGTTGCTGCATGCATTCGAGCTCATGGTGTTCTTCACCGGGGTGACCCTGACCCTCGGCCTTCTCGCCGCGGTGCTCACCCGCGGTGCGGCCAAGCGGCGAGGATCGGGCGTCACCCGAGCCATCCTGTTCATGCCCCAGGTGATCCCGATCGTGGCGGCTGCCATCGGATGGAGCTGGATCTACTCCCGAGAGGGGGCTGTGAACCAGATCCTCACCGCGACGGGTCTGGGGGCGGTCACCCGGCCTTGGCTCGCCGACCCCGCCACCGCGCTCATCGCCGTCGGCTTCATCGGCACCTGGGCTCTGCTGGGCCTGGTGACGTTGCTGCTGACCGCTGGCATCAGCAAGATCGATCCCGCCCTGTACGAGGCGGTCCGCATCGATGGGGCGAACCCGTTTCAGGAGCTCTTCGCCGTGACCCTTCCCGGACTGCGCCGTGAGCTCGTGGTGAGCGCGACCCTCACTGTCATCGCGGCACTCGCGGCATTCGACATCATCTACATCACAACGCAGGGCGGTCCGGAACGGGCGACGACAGTGCCCGGTATCGACATCTTCTTCATGGCCTTCGGTGAACAGAAGGTCGGCGGCGCGGCAGCCATGGGCATCGTGCTGATGGCCGTCGTGCTCGTGGTCATCCTGCCGCTCCAGCGTCTCGCAGCAAAGGACTGA
- a CDS encoding extracellular solute-binding protein, producing MSRIHRPARPRRSRRAVLALASVAVVGVALAACAPPGSSAPAASDPAGPVSTQLTSEEVTLQILSNTEMGEALKTIGEAFTEQHPNVTFDVVAEANANVATNLSRILTRDTPPDVIFIPTIAQPAKDGLLTNLDPYFDAYGWDTWSQGLLDINRVGPDGQRGSGPLYAVGIGNNVTGVFYNKEIAEQVGMTEPPKTFDDMEAAAEEAVAAGYLGFSVAAKDAGTPLLLQQVQNSFGNAPEISAWSAQEPGATFDQPAMVDAAAKLQEWKGKGVISKDAVSVDYPTMMGDFQAGKSLFVAVGDWEAQRLVAAMGDNVGFFLMPNQDADAKQYAMAFPSNHAIPAGAKNKDVAAYFLNWLGTDEVGRQLIVDTIGSSPAGPTDLPAPVTDVPLIQETSAAFEQVLREDGAVDSFTNVSQAFTLSTLNGLMQSMMLGSKTPQDFVDSVQAAYESELMN from the coding sequence ATGTCCCGAATCCATCGACCCGCCCGGCCGCGCCGTTCGCGTCGTGCCGTGCTCGCGCTCGCCTCCGTTGCGGTCGTCGGAGTCGCGCTGGCCGCGTGCGCTCCTCCCGGTTCATCCGCACCCGCCGCATCGGATCCTGCCGGTCCTGTCTCGACCCAGCTGACCAGCGAGGAGGTCACCCTGCAGATCCTGTCCAACACCGAGATGGGTGAAGCTCTGAAGACGATCGGCGAGGCGTTCACGGAGCAGCACCCGAACGTCACGTTCGATGTGGTCGCTGAGGCCAACGCGAACGTCGCGACGAATCTGTCTCGGATCCTCACCCGCGATACCCCGCCCGACGTCATCTTCATTCCCACCATCGCGCAGCCCGCGAAGGACGGCCTGCTGACGAACCTCGATCCCTACTTCGACGCCTACGGGTGGGACACCTGGTCGCAGGGCCTGCTCGACATCAACCGCGTCGGCCCCGACGGACAGCGCGGTTCCGGTCCGCTCTACGCGGTCGGGATCGGCAACAACGTCACCGGCGTCTTCTACAACAAAGAGATCGCCGAGCAGGTGGGCATGACCGAGCCGCCGAAGACGTTCGACGATATGGAAGCCGCCGCTGAAGAGGCCGTTGCGGCCGGATACCTCGGATTCTCGGTCGCTGCCAAGGATGCCGGCACGCCCCTGCTGCTGCAGCAGGTGCAGAACTCGTTCGGCAATGCTCCCGAGATCAGTGCTTGGAGCGCTCAGGAGCCCGGGGCCACGTTCGACCAGCCCGCAATGGTCGATGCGGCGGCAAAGCTGCAGGAGTGGAAGGGCAAAGGCGTTATTTCGAAGGATGCCGTGTCGGTCGACTATCCGACCATGATGGGCGACTTCCAGGCCGGCAAATCGTTGTTCGTCGCCGTGGGCGACTGGGAGGCGCAGCGCCTGGTCGCGGCCATGGGGGACAACGTGGGGTTCTTCCTCATGCCCAACCAAGACGCGGACGCCAAGCAGTACGCGATGGCGTTCCCCTCGAACCACGCCATCCCCGCCGGCGCGAAGAACAAGGATGTCGCCGCGTACTTCCTCAACTGGCTGGGAACCGACGAGGTCGGACGGCAATTGATCGTGGATACGATCGGCAGCTCGCCGGCCGGGCCGACCGACCTGCCCGCACCCGTGACCGACGTGCCACTGATCCAAGAGACCTCGGCAGCATTCGAGCAGGTGCTTCGCGAGGACGGCGCCGTGGACTCGTTCACGAACGTCAGCCAGGCATTCACGCTGTCCACCCTCAACGGACTGATGCAGTCGATGATGCTCGGCTCGAAGACGCCGCAAGACTTCGTCGACTCGGTGCAGGCCGCCTATGAGTCGGAGTTGATGAACTGA
- a CDS encoding carbohydrate ABC transporter permease: MRISRTERVFSAVVLVALVLFTLLPFVALLSVALSPPNTLPSGISFLRELHWENFATAFELSQFPTLMVSSATLVLIVVPLVVLCATMAAYSLTWLRVPFAGVLFIVFLLGLTIPFESLITPLYLTMRELNLTNTVWSVALPLAAIQIPFGIFWMRAHFLGMPAELEEAAQLDGAGPIRTFFQVQLPLARPAISTMVILSFLWTWNHFILTLVMIDDPARRTVGGALAGFQGAQATDVVMLCAAALLMMVPTLLVFIVFQRQFTAALLQGSVKG, translated from the coding sequence GTGCGCATCTCCCGTACCGAACGTGTGTTCAGCGCCGTCGTCCTCGTCGCCCTGGTGCTCTTCACCCTCCTCCCCTTCGTCGCCCTCCTGTCGGTCGCCCTCTCGCCGCCGAACACGCTCCCCTCGGGGATCTCGTTCCTGCGCGAGTTGCACTGGGAGAACTTCGCGACGGCCTTCGAATTGTCGCAATTCCCGACCCTTATGGTCTCCAGTGCGACGCTGGTGTTGATCGTCGTCCCGTTGGTCGTGTTGTGTGCGACCATGGCGGCCTACTCGCTGACGTGGCTGCGCGTGCCGTTCGCGGGAGTTCTCTTCATCGTGTTCCTGCTCGGATTGACGATCCCCTTCGAGAGTCTCATCACGCCGCTGTACCTGACGATGCGTGAACTGAACCTGACCAACACGGTGTGGAGCGTCGCGCTGCCGCTCGCGGCGATCCAGATTCCCTTCGGAATCTTCTGGATGCGCGCCCACTTCCTCGGCATGCCTGCCGAGCTGGAAGAAGCCGCTCAACTCGATGGCGCCGGCCCCATCCGTACGTTCTTCCAGGTGCAGCTGCCGCTCGCCCGTCCGGCCATCTCGACGATGGTCATCCTCAGCTTCCTGTGGACGTGGAACCACTTCATCCTCACGCTGGTGATGATCGACGATCCCGCCAGGCGCACGGTGGGCGGTGCGCTCGCCGGGTTCCAGGGCGCGCAGGCCACGGACGTCGTCATGCTGTGCGCGGCCGCATTGCTGATGATGGTTCCGACTCTGCTCGTGTTCATCGTGTTCCAACGGCAGTTCACGGCGGCTCTTCTGCAAGGCTCGGTGAAAGGATGA